A window of the Gemmatimonadota bacterium genome harbors these coding sequences:
- the miaA gene encoding tRNA (adenosine(37)-N6)-dimethylallyltransferase MiaA yields the protein MTSRPMASGAADSRLIPVLVGPTGVGKTAVAIELARRFDAEIISADSRQIYRYMDIGTAKPSAEEQAAAPHHLIDVIDPDVRFSAGEYGRLARESIRELAAREVQALVVGGAGLYIRALDGGLFDAPEIPRALRKRLAEGYLARSTDALHDRLGEIDPVSARRIHPNDRQRIERALEVHDATGATLSSWFERPVQSRSRGMRLVGLRRDRAALYARIDCRVEKMIESGLEAEVHGLSDRGYGPGTHAMSTFGYAEMLRYAEGELDLEDAVSAIQQRSRQYAKRQLTWFRQTRGIEWITVDEGEDPAKTCEKIIRSFPDLLF from the coding sequence GTGACCTCCCGGCCGATGGCATCCGGTGCCGCCGATAGCCGCCTCATACCGGTTCTCGTGGGTCCCACAGGCGTCGGAAAGACCGCCGTGGCTATTGAGCTAGCCCGGCGCTTTGATGCGGAAATCATCTCGGCGGATTCCCGCCAGATCTACCGGTACATGGATATCGGCACGGCCAAACCCTCCGCGGAAGAGCAGGCCGCGGCCCCCCATCACCTCATCGACGTGATCGATCCGGACGTCCGGTTCAGCGCCGGCGAATACGGCCGCCTGGCCCGGGAATCGATCCGGGAGCTTGCGGCCAGGGAGGTCCAGGCCCTCGTTGTCGGCGGCGCGGGGTTGTACATAAGGGCGCTTGACGGCGGGCTGTTCGACGCGCCGGAGATCCCGCGGGCGCTCAGGAAACGCCTGGCGGAAGGATACCTGGCTCGTTCCACGGACGCGTTGCACGATCGGCTCGGGGAAATCGATCCGGTGTCGGCCAGGCGCATACATCCGAACGACCGGCAACGTATCGAAAGGGCGCTGGAGGTCCACGATGCGACGGGCGCGACCCTGTCTTCCTGGTTCGAAAGACCCGTACAATCCCGATCGCGCGGTATGCGTCTGGTCGGGTTGCGCCGTGACCGCGCCGCACTCTATGCGCGTATCGACTGCAGGGTCGAGAAAATGATCGAGTCGGGTCTTGAAGCGGAGGTCCACGGCTTGTCGGACCGGGGATATGGTCCCGGGACCCACGCCATGTCGACGTTCGGTTACGCGGAAATGCTGCGGTACGCCGAGGGCGAACTGGATTTGGAAGATGCGGTTTCGGCCATTCAGCAGCGGTCCAGGCAGTACGCAAAGCGCCAGTTGACCTGGTTCAGG